The following proteins are co-located in the Apium graveolens cultivar Ventura chromosome 5, ASM990537v1, whole genome shotgun sequence genome:
- the LOC141660389 gene encoding uncharacterized protein LOC141660389, giving the protein MCLEAIDPEYLNMIYDGPYRPMKLAVVVVGQEENMIDKENKDYFPEDLSSIIKDAKVRHILHSSLDNVMSNRIIGCKTAKEIWNTFEVKYLGTTAIKKNRRTILNQEYEHFGSKSNESLTEIYDRF; this is encoded by the coding sequence ATGTGTCTGGAGGCAatagatcctgaatatctgaacatgatttatgatggtcctTACAGGCCAATGAAGCTAGCCGTTGTTGTTGTTGGTCAAGAAGAAAATATGATTGATAAAGAGAATAAGGACTATTTTCCTGaggatctttcatctattataaAAGATGCAAAAGTTAGACATATCTTGCATAGCAgtcttgacaatgtcatgtccAATAGAATTATTGGATGCAAAACTGccaaagaaatttggaatacttTTGAGGTCAAGTATCTAGGCAccactgctatcaagaagaacagaaggacAATACTAAatcaggagtatgagcactttggcTCAAAGTCTAATGAATCCTTGACTGAAATCTATGATAGGTTTTAA